One Ranitomeya imitator isolate aRanImi1 chromosome 1, aRanImi1.pri, whole genome shotgun sequence DNA window includes the following coding sequences:
- the GRHPR gene encoding glyoxylate reductase/hydroxypyruvate reductase, with protein sequence MKAAQQLMKVFVSRRLPQEGQKLLAQAGNCTIQQWDSDDPVPRAELLKGVSGAHGLLCLLSEKIDKEVLDAAGPSLKVISTLSVGFDHLALDEIKKRGIRVGYTPDVLTEATAELSVALLLATCRRLPEAIQEVKNGGWKSWAPVWMCGYGLSNSTVGIIGLGRIGMAIAQRLKPFGVKTFLYTGRQPRPERAAGVNAEYVSCEKLTEDSDFVVVSCSLTPETEGLCNKDFFSRMKKTSVFINISRGSAVNQEDLYQALVTGQIAAAGLDVTTPEPLPTNHPLLSLKNCVILPHIGSATYSTRNTMAILAVNNLLKGLAEEDMPSELKIGPT encoded by the exons CTGTACCATCCAGCAGTGGGATTCAGATGATCCTGTACCAAGGGCAGAACTGTTGAAAGGAGTTTCTGGGGCACATGGCTTGCTGTGTCTCTTATCAGAGAAGATTGATAAGGAGGTCTTAGACGCTGCTG GTCCAAGCCTTAAGGTTATCAGTACATTATCTGTTGGATTTGACCACCTAGCATTGGATGAAATTAAAAAGCG AGGAATCAGAGTGGGTTATACTCCAGATGTTCTTACGGAGGCCACAGCAGAACTGAGTGTAGCGTTATTGCTGGCCACATGCCGTCGTCTGCCAGAAGCTATACAAGAAGTTAAGAA TGGAGGATGGAAATCGTGGGCaccagtgtggatgtgtggctatggACTATCTAACAGCACAGTGGGAATCATTGGTTTAGGCCGAATAG GAATGGCTATTGCCCAACGCCTTAAGCCTTTTGGAGTGAAGACGTTCTTGTACACAGGGCGCCAGCCTCGACCTGAACGTGCTGCAGGGGTTAATGCTGAATATG TGTCTTGTGAGAAGCTGACCGAGGATTCAGATTTTGTCGTTGTATCTTGCTCTTTAACTCCCGAGACCGAAGGATTGTGCAACAAGGATTTCTTTAGCCGAATGAAGAAAACTTCAGTTTTCATTAACATAAGTCG AGGCTCTGCTGTAAACCAAGAAGACTTGTACCAAGCTCTGGTCACTGGGCAGATTGCAGCTGCTGGTTTAGATGTAACGACTCCCGAACCACTGCCAACAAACCACCCGCTTCTTAGCCTCAAGAACtgtg TTATTCTACCCCACATTGGAAGTGCCACCTACAGTACGCGTAACACCATGGCTATCCTTGCCGTAAATAATCTACTGAAAGGCCTGGCTGAGGAGGACATGCCAAGTGAACTTAAGATCGGACCTACATGA